In the genome of Chryseobacterium oryzae, one region contains:
- a CDS encoding OmpA family protein yields MALNIIDLIKGQLGAALVSQTASQLGESESGISKAISGLLPVVIGGLANNSDNPTVLDTVANSSSNGILGSLSSATSGNSFISGLLTSIFGDKLSGIINSVATYAGISNNSSSSLLNMVTGATIGSIGKYASENNLDRNGIASLLNDQKGIISTLLPAGLSLASLNVGDWAKGYGFEGNENPATKPVVDAPRVEVTRSTAETGTFPDRTTSSEGGSIWKWLLPVILLLVASYFLWQQCRKSETTTTTSVEGDSLKTKTDTTTVNSTATTTKVDEDIDLNGTALKGYRNGMEDQMISFLKSGEYTNAKDDAALKNRWFDFDHVNFKMGSANQLEAGSESQLQNLVAILKAFPDAKIKIGGYTDKTGNEANNLKLSAERANFIKDWLSKQGVASQVIAADGYGSEFAKVDAKASDAERAVDRKMSVRFTK; encoded by the coding sequence ATGGCATTAAACATTATTGATCTTATTAAAGGGCAACTTGGAGCCGCATTAGTTTCTCAGACAGCCTCACAACTGGGAGAAAGCGAATCCGGAATTTCTAAAGCTATTTCAGGATTACTTCCTGTGGTGATTGGAGGTTTGGCAAACAATTCAGACAACCCAACTGTATTAGATACTGTAGCAAACTCTTCTTCAAACGGAATTTTGGGGAGTTTATCGAGCGCAACATCAGGCAATTCTTTTATATCGGGATTATTAACATCAATTTTTGGAGATAAACTAAGCGGAATTATCAACAGCGTCGCTACTTATGCTGGAATCAGCAACAATTCTTCTTCATCTTTATTGAATATGGTTACAGGAGCAACCATAGGATCTATAGGAAAATATGCTTCTGAAAACAATTTAGACCGAAACGGAATTGCATCTTTATTAAATGACCAAAAAGGAATAATTTCTACTTTATTACCTGCAGGTCTTTCTTTAGCATCCCTTAATGTAGGAGATTGGGCTAAAGGATATGGTTTTGAAGGAAATGAAAATCCTGCAACAAAGCCAGTAGTAGATGCTCCACGCGTAGAAGTAACAAGAAGTACGGCAGAAACAGGAACTTTTCCGGATAGAACTACTTCTTCAGAAGGTGGATCTATATGGAAATGGCTTTTACCAGTAATTCTTTTGCTTGTTGCATCTTATTTTCTTTGGCAACAATGCCGTAAGAGCGAAACTACCACTACTACAAGTGTAGAAGGCGATTCTTTAAAGACCAAAACCGATACAACTACTGTGAATTCTACAGCAACTACCACAAAAGTAGATGAAGATATCGACCTTAATGGTACAGCTCTTAAAGGATACAGAAACGGTATGGAAGATCAAATGATTTCTTTCCTTAAATCTGGAGAATACACCAATGCAAAAGATGACGCTGCACTAAAAAACAGATGGTTCGATTTCGACCATGTAAATTTTAAAATGGGAAGTGCAAACCAACTTGAAGCAGGTTCAGAAAGTCAGTTACAAAATTTAGTTGCTATTTTAAAAGCTTTTCCTGATGCTAAAATAAAAATTGGTGGTTACACCGATAAAACAGGAAATGAAGCTAACAATTTAAAACTATCTGCTGAAAGAGCTAACTTCATTAAAGATTGGTTATCTAAACAAGGAGTAGCATCGCAAGTAATTGCTGCCGATGGATATGGAAGCGAATTTGCAAAAGTAGACGCAAAAGCTTCTGATGCAGAAAGAGCAGTAGACAGAAAAATGTCTGTAAGATTTACAAAATAA
- a CDS encoding nucleotide exchange factor GrpE, whose protein sequence is MENQDINEENINKHEENANESQNNQQENVAETPTAEELLAVEKDRYIRLYAEFENYKKRTSKEKMEFFQYANQDMMISMLGVLDDFERALKEIAKNGSEADLQGVELIYNKFKNKLTEKGLKAMEVRAGDNFNVDFHEAITQIPAPTPELKGKIVDVIETGYTLGDKVIRFAKVVTGN, encoded by the coding sequence ATGGAAAATCAGGATATCAACGAAGAAAACATCAATAAACACGAAGAAAACGCTAACGAATCTCAAAATAATCAACAGGAAAATGTGGCAGAAACTCCTACTGCAGAAGAACTTTTGGCAGTGGAAAAAGATCGTTACATTAGATTGTATGCGGAATTCGAAAATTATAAAAAAAGAACTTCCAAAGAAAAAATGGAATTCTTCCAATATGCAAACCAAGACATGATGATTTCTATGTTGGGAGTATTGGATGATTTCGAAAGAGCTCTAAAAGAAATTGCTAAAAACGGAAGTGAAGCAGATCTTCAAGGTGTTGAATTAATTTATAATAAATTCAAAAACAAACTTACTGAAAAAGGATTAAAAGCAATGGAAGTAAGAGCAGGTGATAATTTTAATGTAGATTTTCATGAAGCTATTACGCAAATCCCGGCTCCAACGCCCGAACTAAAAGGTAAAATAGTAGATGTTATTGAAACAGGATACACTTTAGGAGACAAAGTAATCCGTTTTGCTAAAGTAGTAACCGGAAACTAA
- the dnaJ gene encoding molecular chaperone DnaJ: MSKRDYYEVLEISKSASSEEIKKAYRKMAIKHHPDKNPGDKVAEEKFKEAAEAYEVLSDDQKRARYDQFGHAGVGGNGGFGGGGFGGGMNMEDIFSQFGDIFGGGFGGFGGGGGRQQVKGSNLRVRIKLNLDEMVNGTQKTLKVKKMKLAEGATSKTCPTCNGSGVQMKVMNTMFGQMQTQTTCGTCQGIGKVADKIPAGANAQGLIKDDEEVTISIPAGARDGIQLNVRGKGNDAPFGGVPGDLLVIIEEEADATIKREGDNLHQELYISFAEAALGTKKEIPTVGGKVKITIDAGTQSGKILRLAGKGLPSIDSYGKGDMFIHINVWTPQKLTKDQKEFFEKQMNSGEMVAEPSGKEKTFFDKVKDLFN, from the coding sequence ATGTCAAAAAGAGATTATTACGAGGTTCTAGAGATAAGCAAATCTGCCAGTTCCGAAGAAATAAAGAAAGCATACCGAAAAATGGCTATTAAACATCATCCAGACAAAAATCCGGGTGATAAAGTGGCTGAAGAAAAATTTAAAGAAGCAGCAGAAGCTTATGAAGTTTTGAGTGACGACCAAAAACGTGCTCGATATGACCAGTTCGGTCATGCCGGTGTTGGAGGAAACGGAGGCTTTGGAGGCGGAGGCTTCGGCGGAGGTATGAACATGGAAGATATTTTCAGCCAGTTTGGAGATATTTTCGGAGGAGGTTTCGGAGGTTTTGGCGGCGGAGGTGGTCGTCAACAGGTAAAAGGTTCTAATTTGCGAGTTAGAATTAAACTGAATCTGGATGAAATGGTGAACGGAACCCAGAAAACTCTCAAAGTAAAAAAAATGAAGCTTGCGGAAGGTGCAACTTCAAAAACATGTCCTACATGTAACGGTTCCGGAGTTCAAATGAAAGTGATGAACACCATGTTCGGACAAATGCAGACCCAAACTACCTGCGGAACTTGTCAGGGAATCGGTAAAGTTGCAGACAAAATTCCGGCAGGAGCCAATGCTCAAGGATTGATAAAAGATGATGAGGAAGTTACAATCAGTATTCCTGCAGGAGCTAGAGACGGAATACAGCTTAACGTAAGAGGAAAAGGTAACGATGCACCTTTTGGCGGAGTTCCTGGAGATCTTTTGGTTATTATTGAAGAGGAAGCAGATGCTACTATAAAGAGAGAAGGCGATAATCTTCATCAGGAATTATATATTTCTTTTGCAGAGGCAGCTTTGGGGACTAAAAAAGAAATCCCTACAGTTGGTGGTAAAGTGAAAATTACCATTGATGCAGGAACACAATCCGGAAAAATATTAAGATTAGCAGGAAAAGGATTACCAAGCATAGACAGCTACGGAAAAGGCGATATGTTTATTCATATTAACGTATGGACTCCGCAAAAGCTTACAAAAGACCAAAAAGAATTCTTCGAAAAGCAAATGAACAGCGGAGAAATGGTTGCCGAACCCTCTGGTAAAGAAAAAACTTTTTTCGACAAAGTAAAAGATTTATTTAATTAA
- a CDS encoding Nramp family divalent metal transporter produces the protein MNFKIKEGWRKEKVSDSLPEVFSSIPIPKKSGFWRKYLAFAGPGLMIAVGYMDPGNWATDIAGGAQFGYTLLSVILISNIFAMVLQHLSVKLGVATERDLAQACRDHFSPTTNVILWILCEIAIAACDLAEVIGSAIALNLLFGIPLTWGIVITTIDVLLILLLQAKGFRWVESIVGGLIFIILICFGYELIISKPEINQILGGLVPQKEIITNPAALYIGIGILGATVMPHNLYLHSSIVQTRDYDRDRAGKKEAIKFATLDSTVSLLIAFFINAAILILAAATFHTTGNQHIADIHDAYKMLTPILGASMASIAFAIALLASGQNSTLTGTLAGQIVMEGFLNISLKPWLRRLITRLIAVIPALIVAILYGEQGTTDLLVLSQVILSMQLSFAVVPLVMFTNDKSKMGEFVNKPILKISVWIISGIIIVLNLYLLYQTVFG, from the coding sequence ATGAATTTCAAAATAAAAGAAGGCTGGAGAAAAGAAAAAGTATCAGATTCCTTGCCTGAAGTTTTCTCTTCTATTCCCATTCCGAAAAAATCAGGATTTTGGCGAAAGTATCTTGCATTTGCAGGGCCAGGCTTAATGATTGCAGTTGGGTATATGGATCCTGGTAATTGGGCTACCGATATTGCCGGTGGTGCTCAGTTTGGGTATACTCTACTTTCTGTAATTCTTATATCCAATATTTTTGCTATGGTTTTACAGCACCTTTCCGTAAAACTTGGGGTTGCAACCGAACGAGATTTGGCGCAGGCTTGTAGAGATCACTTTAGCCCAACTACGAATGTTATTCTTTGGATTCTTTGCGAAATAGCAATTGCTGCTTGCGATCTTGCCGAAGTCATCGGTTCTGCAATCGCACTCAATTTACTTTTCGGAATTCCATTAACATGGGGTATTGTTATTACAACTATCGACGTACTTTTAATATTATTGCTTCAGGCAAAAGGATTCAGATGGGTGGAAAGTATTGTTGGAGGATTAATTTTTATCATTCTAATTTGTTTTGGGTATGAACTTATCATTTCAAAACCAGAAATTAATCAGATTTTAGGCGGATTAGTTCCACAGAAAGAAATCATCACCAATCCTGCTGCACTTTATATCGGGATAGGGATTTTAGGTGCCACAGTAATGCCTCATAACTTATATCTTCACAGCAGTATTGTGCAGACAAGGGATTACGATAGAGATAGAGCCGGAAAAAAAGAAGCTATAAAATTCGCAACTTTAGACAGTACAGTTTCCCTTTTAATTGCTTTTTTCATTAATGCAGCAATTCTTATTTTAGCTGCAGCAACTTTCCATACTACGGGAAATCAGCACATTGCAGATATTCATGATGCCTATAAAATGCTGACTCCAATTTTGGGAGCTTCTATGGCGAGTATTGCTTTTGCCATTGCTCTTTTGGCATCCGGACAAAATTCTACGCTTACAGGAACGCTTGCCGGACAAATCGTAATGGAAGGATTTCTGAACATCAGTCTTAAGCCATGGCTCAGAAGGCTAATTACCAGACTTATTGCGGTGATTCCTGCTCTTATTGTAGCAATACTTTACGGAGAACAGGGCACTACAGATTTATTGGTTTTAAGCCAGGTTATTCTATCCATGCAACTGAGTTTTGCCGTAGTTCCTCTGGTAATGTTTACCAACGACAAATCTAAAATGGGAGAATTTGTGAACAAACCCATTCTAAAAATTTCTGTATGGATTATCTCAGGAATTATTATTGTGCTTAATCTATACCTTTTGTATCAAACAGTTTTCGGGTAA
- a CDS encoding acyltransferase family protein produces the protein MGRNLSLDILKIILAFFVVFLHMNFLKESHPILSYMLVNGIFRLAVPVFLIITGYYFFHIDNKEKLKKWLFRTLLLYVVWMAIYYSFWKNTDDFLLTIIFGYHHLWYLIGTFFSGIILFYLRKLSSGVLMAIIAVLFLTGYCIQVLGNLHILKNANDSLLNNYLMYRNFLFVCLPFLSIGFLINKEKASLSNIKYSSVWVFIGCVLVGLEAYLNYIFISHENTDILLSLFFTSPILFLYAQKRYVKSSSKILANLSTAIYFVHPFIMKSSWFVEIKSFKVLILISVLIPVSIVLVFINKNLNIFCS, from the coding sequence ATGGGAAGAAATTTATCTCTTGATATTCTCAAAATTATTCTTGCATTTTTCGTTGTGTTTCTGCACATGAATTTTCTGAAAGAATCTCATCCTATACTCAGTTATATGTTGGTAAATGGGATTTTTAGATTGGCAGTGCCTGTTTTTTTAATAATCACCGGTTATTATTTTTTTCATATAGATAATAAAGAAAAACTGAAGAAATGGCTTTTCAGAACTTTATTGCTGTATGTTGTTTGGATGGCTATCTATTACTCTTTTTGGAAAAATACAGATGATTTTCTTCTTACTATTATTTTCGGATACCATCATTTGTGGTACTTAATCGGTACTTTTTTTTCGGGAATTATTCTTTTTTATCTCAGAAAATTGTCTTCAGGAGTTTTAATGGCGATTATTGCAGTTTTATTCTTAACAGGTTACTGTATACAGGTATTGGGGAATCTTCATATTCTGAAAAATGCAAACGATTCTCTACTGAATAATTATTTGATGTACCGTAATTTCTTATTTGTCTGTCTGCCTTTTTTAAGCATTGGTTTTTTAATCAATAAAGAAAAGGCAAGCCTTAGCAATATTAAATATTCATCAGTTTGGGTTTTTATAGGGTGTGTTTTGGTCGGTTTAGAAGCATATCTCAACTATATATTCATTAGCCACGAAAATACAGATATTTTGCTTTCTCTGTTTTTTACCAGTCCTATCCTTTTTTTGTATGCACAGAAAAGATATGTAAAAAGCAGTTCCAAAATATTGGCAAATTTATCTACAGCTATTTATTTTGTTCACCCTTTTATTATGAAATCGAGTTGGTTTGTAGAAATTAAATCATTTAAAGTTCTTATTTTAATATCAGTATTAATACCGGTGAGTATTGTTTTGGTTTTTATCAATAAAAACTTAAATATCTTTTGTAGTTAG
- the proS gene encoding proline--tRNA ligase, translated as MAKLTSRSEDYSKWYNELVVKADLAENSGVRGSMVIKPYGYAIWEKMRDEMDKKFKETGHVNAYFPLFVPKSLFEAEEKNAEGFAKECAVVTHYRLKTDPNNPHKLIVDPDAKLEEELIVRPTSEAIIWNTYKNWIQSYRDLPILINQWANVVRWEMRTRLFLRTSEFLWQEGHTAHATRDEAVEEAEKMNKVYADFAENFMAIPVIQGLKTPSERFAGADETYCIEALMQDGKALQAGTSHFLGQNFAKAFDVKFTNKEGKIEYAWATSWGTSTRLMGALIMTHSDDFGLILPPTLAPIQVVIVPIFKGEEQLNEISEVALEIQNKLKLKGISVKFDNDTQNKPGWKFAEYELKGVPLRIAIGPKDLENKSVEIARRDNLTKEVRPLEGLDSYIEDLLKTIQEDIYKKAFSFREENITKVDSYEEFKKVLEEKGGFIYAHWDGTAEEEEQIKEETKATIRCIPLNDDIEEGVSMVSGKPSKRRVLFAKAY; from the coding sequence ATGGCAAAATTAACTTCAAGAAGCGAAGATTACAGCAAGTGGTACAATGAGTTAGTTGTAAAAGCAGATTTAGCAGAAAATTCCGGAGTAAGAGGTTCTATGGTTATAAAACCATACGGATACGCAATTTGGGAGAAGATGCGTGACGAAATGGACAAAAAATTCAAAGAAACCGGTCACGTTAATGCTTATTTCCCTCTTTTTGTTCCCAAAAGCTTGTTTGAAGCTGAAGAAAAAAATGCCGAAGGGTTCGCAAAAGAATGTGCAGTTGTTACCCATTACAGACTGAAAACAGACCCTAACAATCCTCATAAACTCATCGTAGATCCAGATGCAAAGCTGGAAGAAGAACTTATCGTAAGACCTACTTCTGAAGCCATTATATGGAATACCTACAAAAATTGGATTCAATCTTACAGAGATTTGCCAATTCTTATTAACCAATGGGCAAACGTTGTAAGATGGGAAATGAGAACCAGATTATTTCTAAGAACTTCAGAGTTTCTTTGGCAGGAAGGTCACACAGCACATGCTACTCGTGATGAAGCCGTAGAAGAAGCAGAAAAAATGAATAAAGTATATGCAGATTTTGCAGAAAATTTCATGGCAATTCCTGTTATTCAGGGATTAAAAACTCCTTCGGAGAGATTTGCGGGAGCTGATGAAACATATTGCATTGAAGCATTAATGCAGGACGGTAAAGCTTTACAGGCAGGAACTTCTCACTTTTTAGGACAAAATTTCGCTAAAGCTTTTGATGTTAAATTTACCAACAAAGAAGGAAAAATAGAATATGCATGGGCAACTTCTTGGGGAACATCAACACGTTTAATGGGAGCTCTAATCATGACTCACTCTGATGATTTTGGTCTCATACTTCCTCCAACATTAGCTCCTATACAAGTGGTTATTGTTCCTATTTTCAAAGGAGAAGAACAGCTTAATGAAATAAGTGAAGTTGCTTTGGAAATTCAGAATAAATTAAAATTAAAAGGCATCTCGGTAAAATTTGATAACGATACCCAAAACAAACCAGGTTGGAAATTTGCCGAATACGAACTAAAAGGAGTTCCTTTAAGAATTGCCATCGGACCGAAAGACTTAGAAAATAAATCTGTTGAAATTGCGCGAAGAGACAATCTTACAAAAGAAGTACGTCCTTTAGAAGGATTAGATTCTTATATTGAAGACCTTTTAAAAACTATTCAGGAAGATATTTATAAAAAAGCGTTCAGTTTCCGTGAAGAAAACATTACAAAAGTAGATTCTTACGAAGAATTCAAAAAAGTTCTTGAAGAAAAAGGAGGATTTATTTATGCTCATTGGGATGGAACGGCTGAAGAAGAAGAGCAGATTAAAGAAGAAACAAAAGCAACCATACGATGCATTCCGCTGAATGATGATATTGAAGAAGGAGTTTCTATGGTAAGCGGAAAACCTTCTAAAAGAAGGGTTTTATTTGCTAAAGCTTATTAA
- a CDS encoding prevent-host-death protein has translation MNYQLQLRTPESNLTLVFHAIVFDSFKVNVIERYTGKGTKLCEVVLKVRTLDDQIVHRKDGFIKIKLKDEDFEMYKNLTRTLTSYDYKNKLINRNKADEDFVHFLLRIVIINYDFN, from the coding sequence ATGAATTATCAGCTTCAGCTGCGAACGCCCGAGTCTAATCTTACCCTTGTTTTTCATGCTATTGTGTTCGATTCTTTCAAGGTGAATGTTATTGAAAGATATACCGGGAAAGGAACAAAATTGTGCGAGGTAGTACTTAAGGTAAGAACCTTGGATGACCAAATTGTCCACAGAAAAGACGGATTTATAAAAATAAAGTTGAAAGATGAAGATTTTGAAATGTATAAGAACTTAACAAGAACTCTTACTTCTTACGACTACAAAAACAAACTCATCAACAGAAATAAAGCAGATGAAGATTTTGTACATTTTCTGCTAAGGATCGTTATTATTAATTACGATTTCAATTAA